In a single window of the Bradyrhizobium sp. ORS 285 genome:
- a CDS encoding ParA family protein, with translation MRTIVLATQKGGSGKSTLAMGLAVAAQQAGESVRVLETDPQGTLSYWQSRRGLAEPFVEPVHQPLDLGRRIDALARGGVTLAVIDTSSGINALTRAAIEHADLCLVPARPCVADIVASQPTVKIIRSSGGRFAFVLNQAPHRGQRGAEAASALAQADRDLADVVARPLITLRIDHQDALAAGLGVTEFHSAGKSAHEMRLLWQWVEAQLSEDGCGRSARAAFAESRTTNLSAPATPSSEANLFWDACL, from the coding sequence ATGCGCACGATCGTCTTGGCCACTCAGAAGGGCGGCAGCGGCAAGAGCACGCTGGCGATGGGTCTTGCCGTCGCCGCTCAGCAGGCCGGAGAGAGCGTACGCGTACTCGAGACTGATCCGCAGGGCACTTTGTCCTACTGGCAGAGCCGTCGCGGACTCGCCGAACCCTTCGTCGAACCGGTTCATCAGCCCCTGGATCTCGGCCGCCGCATCGATGCGTTGGCGCGCGGCGGCGTCACGCTCGCTGTCATCGATACCTCGAGCGGCATCAACGCGCTGACGCGTGCCGCGATCGAGCATGCCGACCTTTGCCTGGTGCCGGCGCGCCCTTGCGTCGCAGACATCGTGGCGTCACAGCCGACGGTGAAAATCATCAGGAGTAGCGGCGGGCGGTTTGCTTTCGTGCTCAACCAGGCGCCGCATCGCGGGCAACGTGGCGCCGAGGCGGCTAGCGCGTTGGCGCAGGCCGACCGTGATCTCGCCGACGTCGTCGCCAGGCCGTTGATCACGCTGCGCATCGATCACCAGGACGCGCTGGCTGCCGGATTGGGCGTGACCGAATTCCATTCCGCAGGGAAGTCGGCCCATGAAATGCGGCTGCTATGGCAATGGGTCGAGGCGCAGCTCAGCGAGGACGGCTGCGGCCGGTCGGCGCGGGCCGCTTTTGCAGAATCGCGCACAACGAATCTCAGCGCACCAGCAACGCCGTCGAGCGAAGCAAATCTGTTCTGGGACGCCTGCCTCTAA
- a CDS encoding Crp/Fnr family transcriptional regulator gives MAVSSPDLKAFLLATPFFGGLSDASLERLVSMLVERRFEAGASIVAEDEPGRSMFVVHSGTLEVSERLPTGGAIHMSNLEPGDFFGEMTMLEMQNRSATVVAQTSTVLYELTARELYGFYKADIQAYVLVMQNINRELCRRLRRADARIKTLEMREGGARPE, from the coding sequence ATGGCTGTCAGCTCGCCCGACCTGAAGGCATTCCTGCTCGCCACGCCGTTTTTCGGCGGCCTGTCGGACGCGAGCCTGGAGCGGCTCGTGTCCATGCTCGTCGAGCGTCGCTTCGAGGCCGGCGCCAGCATCGTCGCCGAGGACGAGCCGGGACGTTCGATGTTCGTGGTCCACAGCGGCACGCTGGAGGTCAGCGAGCGCCTACCGACGGGCGGGGCGATCCACATGTCGAATCTCGAGCCCGGCGATTTCTTCGGCGAGATGACGATGCTTGAGATGCAGAACAGGTCGGCGACGGTGGTCGCGCAGACTTCAACGGTCTTGTACGAGCTGACGGCGCGCGAGCTCTACGGGTTCTACAAGGCCGACATCCAGGCCTATGTGCTGGTGATGCAGAACATCAATCGCGAGCTGTGCCGCCGCCTGCGTCGCGCCGACGCGCGCATCAAGACGCTGGAGATGCGGGAGGGTGGAGCGCGGCCGGAGTAG
- a CDS encoding ParA family protein, translating into MYTIVLATQKGGSGKSTLAIGLAVAAQQAGHKVRVIETDRQGTLTKWQARRAAQEPIVEAVYDAKMIEPRLATLARDGVTVCIIDTGAGITASSTAAIRYCDLCLIPARPSVADIEATAPTLSVVRAWRKPFAFVLNQAPIRGGHRITDATTALDADAPRDIAEVLAQPFIMMRNDHQDALAAGLGVTEFDGDGKSAQEIKSLWRWTAGKLAGDHVMHEAGELKDASEHVEVEFPIMLTPQPEEPKLPVTRAYPTWADNGINWKAGL; encoded by the coding sequence ATGTACACGATCGTTTTGGCCACGCAGAAGGGCGGCAGCGGCAAGAGCACGCTCGCGATTGGTCTCGCCGTGGCGGCCCAGCAGGCCGGCCACAAGGTGCGCGTGATCGAAACCGACCGCCAGGGCACGCTGACGAAATGGCAGGCGCGCCGCGCCGCGCAAGAGCCGATCGTCGAAGCCGTTTACGACGCCAAGATGATCGAGCCGCGCCTGGCGACGCTGGCGCGCGACGGCGTCACCGTCTGCATCATCGACACCGGGGCTGGCATCACGGCATCCAGCACTGCCGCGATCCGCTATTGCGATCTGTGCCTGATCCCGGCGCGGCCGAGCGTCGCCGACATCGAAGCGACGGCACCGACGCTCAGCGTCGTCAGGGCCTGGCGCAAGCCCTTCGCCTTCGTGCTCAACCAGGCCCCCATCCGCGGCGGCCACCGCATCACCGACGCGACCACGGCGCTGGATGCCGACGCGCCGCGCGACATCGCCGAGGTACTGGCGCAGCCCTTCATCATGATGCGCAACGACCACCAGGACGCGCTCGCCGCCGGTCTCGGCGTCACCGAGTTCGACGGCGACGGCAAGTCGGCGCAGGAGATCAAGAGCCTGTGGCGCTGGACCGCGGGCAAGCTTGCCGGCGACCACGTCATGCACGAGGCCGGCGAGCTGAAGGACGCGAGCGAGCACGTCGAGGTCGAATTCCCGATCATGCTGACGCCGCAGCCGGAGGAGCCGAAGCTGCCGGTGACGCGCGCTTACCCGACCTGGGCCGACAACGGCATCAATTGGAAGGCAGGGCTGTAG
- the ubiE gene encoding bifunctional demethylmenaquinone methyltransferase/2-methoxy-6-polyprenyl-1,4-benzoquinol methylase UbiE, whose protein sequence is MDQTDQTTHFGFRDVPLGEKQTLVNDVFHSVASRYDLMNDLMSGGLHRVWKDIMINTLNPPKSDAPFALLDVAGGTGDISFRAARKAGAGFHATVCDINSDMLEVGRQRAVKQYLDDKVSFVEGNAEKLAFPDRSFDAYTIAFGIRNVPQIELALAEAYRVLKHGGRFLCLEFSTVEVPGLDKLYDLFSFNVIPQLGRAVTGDAESYRYLVESIRQFPRPNAFAEMISAAGFSRVSWQTLSGGIVALHSGWRL, encoded by the coding sequence ATGGATCAGACGGACCAGACCACTCATTTCGGCTTCAGGGACGTGCCTCTGGGCGAGAAGCAGACGCTGGTGAACGACGTGTTTCACAGCGTGGCCTCCCGCTATGACCTGATGAACGACCTGATGTCCGGCGGGCTGCACCGCGTCTGGAAGGACATCATGATCAACACGCTGAACCCGCCGAAGAGCGATGCGCCTTTTGCGCTGCTCGACGTCGCTGGCGGCACCGGCGACATCTCGTTCCGCGCCGCTCGAAAGGCCGGCGCTGGATTCCACGCCACCGTGTGCGACATCAACAGTGACATGCTGGAAGTCGGCCGCCAGCGCGCGGTGAAGCAATATCTCGACGACAAGGTCTCCTTCGTCGAAGGCAATGCCGAGAAGCTCGCCTTCCCCGATCGCTCCTTCGACGCCTACACCATCGCCTTCGGCATCCGCAACGTGCCGCAGATCGAGCTGGCGCTGGCGGAGGCCTATCGCGTGCTCAAGCACGGCGGCCGCTTCCTGTGCCTGGAATTCTCGACTGTCGAGGTACCCGGGCTCGACAAACTCTACGACCTGTTCTCGTTCAACGTCATCCCGCAGCTCGGCCGCGCCGTCACCGGCGATGCCGAGTCCTATCGCTACCTCGTCGAATCGATCCGCCAGTTTCCGCGCCCCAACGCCTTCGCCGAGATGATCTCGGCGGCCGGTTTCTCGCGTGTGTCCTGGCAGACCCTCTCCGGCGGCATCGTCGCGCTCCATTCCGGCTGGCGTTTGTGA
- the ubiB gene encoding 2-polyprenylphenol 6-hydroxylase — MISALTHITRLARAALVFAREGVFGAVDPSLAPPPGQIALKLARLVERPGAKSGPRLSRALERMGPAYLKLGQFLATRPDVVGVVMARDLESLQDRLPPFPQAEAEAVIATALERPISQLYTSLGPPVAAASIAQVHRGEVERDGVRHAVAVKVLRPNVSARFRRDLSDFFFVAEKAEAHSSEARRLRLVEVINTMSRSVAMEMDLRLEAAALSEMAENIKDDPDFRVPTVDWDRTANTVLTMEWIDGIALNDHVRLAQANVDLPDVGRKVIQSFLRHALRDGFFHADMHPGNLFLDKQGRLVAVDFGIMGRLGMKERRFLAEILLGFITRDYRRVAEVHFEAGYVPPHHSVENFAQAIRAIGEPIHNRTAEEISMAKLLTLLLEVTGLFDMRTRPELILLQKTMVVVEGVARGFDPKLDIWKVADPVVREWIERNLGPLGRIEGAVTGIGELARLTATLPVLAARAAAVLENLETMTRDGLRLSPETIAAMGRTEGKKSRWRAIALWVIALTFIGILFAVLRL, encoded by the coding sequence GTGATCTCTGCACTCACTCATATTACGCGGCTCGCCCGGGCCGCCCTGGTGTTCGCGCGCGAAGGCGTGTTCGGGGCCGTGGATCCGAGCCTGGCGCCGCCGCCGGGTCAGATCGCGTTGAAGCTCGCGCGCCTGGTCGAGCGCCCCGGCGCCAAATCCGGGCCGAGATTGTCGCGGGCCCTCGAGCGAATGGGCCCGGCCTATCTCAAGCTCGGCCAGTTCCTGGCGACGCGGCCGGATGTGGTCGGCGTCGTGATGGCGCGCGATCTCGAATCCTTGCAGGACCGGCTGCCTCCGTTCCCGCAGGCCGAGGCCGAAGCGGTCATCGCCACCGCGCTCGAACGGCCGATCAGCCAGTTGTACACCTCGCTCGGGCCGCCGGTCGCGGCCGCCTCGATCGCGCAGGTGCATCGCGGCGAGGTCGAGCGCGATGGCGTCCGTCACGCCGTGGCGGTGAAGGTGCTCAGGCCAAACGTCTCGGCGCGCTTCCGGCGCGATCTCTCCGACTTCTTCTTCGTCGCCGAGAAGGCGGAAGCGCATTCGTCCGAGGCACGCCGCCTGCGCCTCGTCGAGGTCATCAACACGATGTCGCGCTCGGTCGCGATGGAGATGGATCTGCGGCTCGAGGCCGCCGCGCTGTCCGAGATGGCCGAGAACATCAAGGACGATCCCGACTTCCGCGTCCCCACCGTCGATTGGGACCGCACCGCCAACACCGTGCTCACCATGGAGTGGATCGACGGCATCGCGCTGAACGACCACGTCCGCCTCGCGCAGGCCAATGTCGATCTGCCGGATGTCGGCCGCAAGGTGATCCAGAGCTTTCTGCGCCACGCGCTGCGCGACGGCTTCTTCCACGCCGACATGCATCCGGGCAACCTGTTCCTCGACAAGCAGGGACGTCTGGTCGCGGTCGATTTCGGCATCATGGGCCGGCTCGGCATGAAGGAGCGGCGCTTCCTCGCCGAGATCCTGCTCGGCTTCATCACCCGCGACTATCGCCGCGTTGCCGAGGTGCATTTCGAGGCCGGCTACGTGCCGCCGCATCATTCGGTGGAGAATTTCGCGCAGGCCATCCGCGCCATCGGCGAGCCGATCCACAACCGCACGGCCGAAGAGATCTCGATGGCCAAGCTGTTGACCTTGCTGCTCGAGGTCACTGGCCTGTTCGACATGCGGACACGGCCGGAGTTGATCCTGCTGCAGAAGACCATGGTGGTGGTCGAGGGCGTCGCGCGCGGCTTCGATCCCAAGCTCGACATCTGGAAGGTCGCCGACCCCGTGGTGCGCGAATGGATCGAGCGCAATCTCGGCCCGCTTGGCCGCATCGAGGGCGCCGTCACCGGCATCGGCGAGCTGGCCCGCCTGACGGCCACCCTGCCCGTGCTCGCCGCCCGCGCCGCCGCCGTGCTGGAGAACCTGGAGACCATGACCCGCGACGGCCTGCGCCTGTCGCCGGAAACCATCGCCGCCATGGGCCGCACCGAAGGCAAAAAGAGCCGCTGGCGCGCCATCGCCCTGTGGGTCATCGCGCTGACGTTCATCGGCATCCTGTTCGCGGTGCTGCGGCTGTGA
- the coaBC gene encoding bifunctional phosphopantothenoylcysteine decarboxylase/phosphopantothenate--cysteine ligase CoaBC — MASLTIRKLDDSLKTYLRLRSAQNGRSVEEEVRVILRALIEPVDPSEPPSAPPAPAPLPEPLVPQPGAAREARVTLIIGGGIAAYKSLDLIRRLKERHIQVRCVMTKAATQFVTELAASALSGDRVFTDLFDPRSEFDVGHIRLARDCDLIVVAPATADLMSKMAQGAADDLASAILLAASRPILLAPAMNPMMWSNPATRRNAATLQRDGIHMIGPNAGEMAEKGEAGVGRMAEPTEIAEAVVAMLKPPVPRPLAGRRVLITAGPTHEPIDPVRYIANRSSGKQGFAIAAAAQAAGADVRLIAGPVELVNPKGVKVTHVESARQMLDAVEAELPADVAIFAAAVADWRVASEGGQKLKKTDKAIPPLQLVENPDILATISKLKDKRPGLVIGFAAETEHLIDNAKAKFARKGCDWIVANDVSPATGVMGGDRNTVHLLTRDADGVHVASWPIMTKDEVATALVAEIARTIGPSA, encoded by the coding sequence ATGGCTAGCCTGACCATCCGCAAGCTCGACGACTCGCTGAAAACCTATCTCCGCCTGCGCTCCGCGCAGAACGGCCGGTCCGTCGAGGAGGAAGTCCGTGTCATTCTGCGCGCGCTGATCGAGCCGGTCGATCCGTCCGAGCCGCCATCGGCGCCCCCTGCTCCCGCTCCCCTGCCCGAGCCGCTCGTCCCGCAGCCCGGCGCCGCGCGCGAGGCGCGCGTCACCCTGATCATCGGCGGCGGCATCGCGGCCTATAAATCGCTCGACCTGATCCGGCGGCTGAAAGAGCGCCACATCCAGGTCCGCTGCGTCATGACCAAGGCGGCGACGCAGTTCGTCACCGAGCTCGCTGCCTCTGCGCTGTCGGGTGACCGCGTCTTCACCGACCTGTTCGATCCCCGCAGCGAGTTCGACGTCGGCCACATCCGGCTGGCACGCGATTGCGATCTGATCGTGGTCGCGCCGGCGACCGCCGACCTGATGTCCAAGATGGCGCAAGGCGCCGCCGACGACCTCGCCAGCGCCATCCTGCTCGCCGCGAGCCGACCGATCCTGCTGGCACCTGCAATGAACCCGATGATGTGGAGCAATCCCGCAACCCGCCGCAACGCCGCGACCCTGCAGCGCGACGGCATCCACATGATCGGGCCGAACGCCGGCGAGATGGCCGAGAAGGGCGAGGCGGGCGTCGGCCGCATGGCCGAGCCGACCGAGATTGCGGAGGCCGTGGTCGCGATGCTGAAGCCGCCGGTGCCGCGGCCGCTCGCCGGCCGCCGCGTGCTGATCACCGCCGGACCGACGCATGAGCCGATCGACCCCGTCCGCTACATTGCCAACCGCTCCTCCGGCAAACAGGGCTTTGCCATTGCCGCCGCGGCGCAAGCCGCCGGCGCCGACGTGCGCCTGATCGCCGGACCCGTCGAGCTGGTCAATCCCAAGGGCGTCAAGGTCACGCATGTCGAGTCCGCGCGGCAGATGCTCGACGCGGTCGAAGCCGAACTGCCGGCCGACGTCGCGATCTTTGCCGCCGCCGTGGCGGACTGGCGCGTCGCCAGTGAAGGCGGCCAGAAGCTGAAGAAGACGGACAAGGCGATCCCGCCGCTGCAATTGGTCGAGAACCCCGACATCCTCGCGACCATCTCCAAGCTGAAGGACAAGCGGCCCGGCCTCGTGATCGGCTTCGCGGCCGAGACGGAACATCTGATCGACAACGCGAAAGCCAAATTCGCGCGCAAGGGCTGCGATTGGATCGTCGCCAACGACGTCTCGCCCGCGACCGGCGTGATGGGCGGCGACCGCAACACCGTGCATCTCTTGACGAGGGATGCCGACGGCGTCCATGTCGCGTCGTGGCCGATCATGACCAAGGACGAGGTTGCCACCGCCCTCGTCGCCGAGATCGCCCGAACGATAGGACCATCAGCGTGA
- the mutM gene encoding bifunctional DNA-formamidopyrimidine glycosylase/DNA-(apurinic or apyrimidinic site) lyase, which yields MPELPEVETVRRGLQPVMEGAKIVTAEARRGDLRFPFQPDFVKRLQGQTVKGLGRRAKYLLADLGSGDVLLMHLGMSGSFRVVKPEHEETPGEFHYPRGKDSVHDHVVFHMSSGADIVFNDPRRFGFMKIIGRGEIESEPHLKDLGPEPLGNEFDAAMLARACAGKKTSLKAALLDQRVVAGLGNIYVCEALFRSHLSPRRLAATLATKKGEPTDHAKRLVEAIHAVLNEAIRAGGSSLRDHRQTTGELGYFQHSFQVYDREGEPCRTDGCEGVVKRFVQNGRSTFWCPKCQR from the coding sequence ATGCCTGAGCTGCCCGAAGTCGAGACCGTCCGGCGCGGGCTGCAGCCGGTCATGGAAGGGGCCAAGATCGTCACCGCCGAGGCCCGGCGCGGGGACCTGCGGTTTCCGTTTCAGCCCGATTTTGTGAAGCGCTTGCAGGGCCAGACCGTCAAGGGGCTCGGCCGGCGCGCCAAATATCTGTTGGCCGATCTCGGCTCCGGCGACGTGCTGCTGATGCATTTGGGCATGTCCGGCTCGTTCCGGGTGGTGAAGCCGGAGCATGAGGAGACGCCGGGCGAGTTTCACTATCCGCGCGGCAAGGACAGCGTGCACGACCATGTCGTGTTTCACATGTCCTCCGGCGCCGACATCGTCTTCAACGATCCGCGCCGCTTCGGCTTCATGAAGATCATCGGCCGCGGCGAGATCGAGAGCGAGCCGCATCTCAAGGATCTCGGGCCGGAGCCGCTCGGCAACGAATTCGACGCCGCGATGCTGGCGCGCGCCTGCGCGGGCAAGAAGACCAGCCTGAAGGCGGCGCTGCTCGACCAGCGCGTCGTCGCAGGGCTCGGCAATATCTATGTCTGCGAAGCGCTGTTCCGTTCGCATCTGTCGCCGCGCCGTCTGGCCGCGACACTGGCGACCAAGAAGGGCGAGCCGACCGATCACGCCAAGCGGCTGGTCGAGGCGATCCACGCCGTGCTCAACGAAGCGATCCGCGCCGGCGGCTCGTCGCTGCGCGACCATCGCCAGACCACCGGCGAGCTCGGCTATTTCCAGCATTCGTTCCAGGTCTACGACCGCGAGGGCGAGCCGTGCCGAACCGACGGCTGCGAGGGCGTGGTGAAGCGGTTCGTGCAGAATGGACGTTCGACGTTCTGGTGCCCGAAGTGTCAGCGCTGA
- the dut gene encoding dUTP diphosphatase has product MTQAIAVDIQILPHGEGLPLPAYQTAHAAGMDLLAAVPDDAPVVLAPGRHAMVPTGLSLALPDGFEAQVRPRSGLAARHGVTVLNSPGTIDADYRGEVCVLLINHGQEPFLIKRGERIAQMVIAAVARAELSIVTTLSKTARGSGGFGSTGR; this is encoded by the coding sequence GTGACACAGGCCATCGCCGTCGACATTCAGATCCTGCCGCATGGCGAGGGGCTGCCGCTGCCGGCCTATCAGACCGCGCATGCGGCCGGCATGGATCTGCTCGCGGCGGTGCCGGACGATGCGCCTGTCGTGCTCGCGCCGGGCCGCCACGCGATGGTGCCGACGGGATTGTCGCTCGCGCTGCCCGACGGCTTCGAGGCGCAGGTGCGGCCGCGCTCCGGGCTCGCCGCCCGGCACGGCGTGACCGTGCTGAATTCGCCGGGCACGATCGACGCCGACTACCGCGGCGAGGTCTGCGTGCTGCTGATTAACCACGGCCAGGAACCGTTTCTGATCAAGCGCGGCGAGCGCATTGCGCAAATGGTGATCGCAGCGGTCGCACGCGCCGAGCTCAGCATCGTCACGACGTTGTCCAAGACGGCGCGCGGCAGCGGCGGCTTCGGCTCGACAGGCCGTTGA
- a CDS encoding PAS domain-containing sensor histidine kinase, whose product MSGVIVVMRQTLLSCTSLARKGLMGLAATALAPATPVLAGDGVPADAISTLFELSRSDVAEVTAMLALLGFSVVAAIALVRTRLAAARKEARLRADVAELQLQADRYRALLFAEPQILIAWPAGGHRPQISGDTSMLVPSDQPQRILAFGTWLPPEPALQLDHAVEALREAGEGFMLNLTTSHGHAIEAMGRAIGGQAIVRIRELSGLRRELAETQLRFKALGEETESLRALASALPWPIWARQANGALSYVNAAYARAADARDIPDAISRNLELLDSADRTDLQRALGAGGHFEGRLPIVTGGERRMHDVRAFTLGGGSAGVAIDASEAAALTDALVRMHEAHRRTLDQLSSGVAVFDGQRRLAFYNDSYRRLWDLDTAFLDSQPDDSSVLDRLRASRKLPEQADFRAWKAKLHEAYRAVEAAKDTWFLPDGRALSVVTTPNPEGGVTYLFDDVTESFALARRYDGLIRVQRETLDSLAEGVAVFGSNGRVELFNPAFAKMWRLSPDSLREHPHIDTVESWCRSLYDDGVAWRTIREAITSIENRLDVALKLERKDGSVLDCMSRPLPDGATMLTFQDITDTENVERALRESNEALEAAGQMKIDFVHHVSYELRAPLTTIIGFAHFLSDPSTGPLTPKQAEYLDYVTKSTNALLALTNNILDLATIDAGAMKLELGPVDAAKAIEAAAEGVQDRLATDRIRLTVDVAADVGSFVGDERRVVQVLYNLLANAVGFSPQDSTVVVSARRTDHSVAFAVTDSGPGIPADIKDQMFDWFVSRSQGSRHRGAGLGLSLVRSFVELHGGKVRMDSVVGKGTTVTCDFPTDHIAQRNAAE is encoded by the coding sequence ATGTCGGGCGTGATCGTGGTGATGCGTCAGACGCTGCTGTCGTGCACGTCACTCGCGCGCAAAGGCCTGATGGGTCTCGCTGCGACTGCGCTTGCGCCGGCGACACCGGTCCTCGCGGGCGATGGCGTGCCGGCGGATGCGATTTCTACGCTGTTCGAGCTGAGCCGATCCGATGTCGCCGAGGTCACGGCGATGCTCGCGCTGCTCGGCTTCTCCGTCGTCGCAGCCATCGCGCTGGTCCGCACGCGGCTTGCCGCTGCGCGGAAAGAAGCGCGGCTGCGCGCCGACGTCGCCGAGCTGCAATTGCAGGCTGATCGCTATCGCGCGCTGCTGTTTGCCGAGCCGCAGATCCTGATCGCCTGGCCCGCCGGCGGTCATCGCCCGCAGATCTCCGGCGACACCTCGATGCTGGTGCCATCGGATCAGCCGCAGCGCATCCTCGCCTTCGGCACCTGGCTGCCGCCGGAGCCGGCGCTGCAGCTCGACCACGCGGTGGAGGCACTGCGCGAGGCCGGCGAAGGCTTCATGCTCAATCTCACCACCTCGCATGGCCACGCCATCGAGGCGATGGGCCGCGCCATAGGCGGCCAGGCCATCGTGCGCATCCGCGAGCTCTCCGGCCTGCGCCGCGAGCTCGCCGAGACGCAACTGCGCTTCAAGGCGCTCGGCGAGGAGACCGAGTCGCTACGCGCGCTCGCCTCCGCGCTGCCCTGGCCGATCTGGGCCCGGCAGGCCAATGGCGCGCTGTCTTACGTCAACGCCGCCTATGCCCGCGCCGCCGATGCGCGTGACATCCCCGACGCGATCAGCCGCAATCTCGAGCTGCTCGATTCCGCTGATCGAACCGACCTGCAGCGCGCGCTCGGCGCCGGCGGCCATTTCGAGGGACGGCTGCCGATCGTGACCGGCGGCGAACGCCGCATGCACGACGTCCGCGCCTTCACGCTCGGCGGCGGCAGCGCCGGTGTCGCCATCGACGCCAGCGAAGCGGCCGCATTGACCGATGCGCTGGTGCGGATGCACGAGGCGCATCGCCGCACGCTCGACCAGCTGTCGTCGGGCGTCGCCGTATTCGACGGCCAGCGCCGGCTCGCCTTCTACAACGACAGCTATCGCCGGCTCTGGGATCTCGACACCGCCTTCCTCGACAGCCAGCCGGATGATTCCTCCGTGCTCGATCGCCTGCGCGCCTCGCGCAAGCTCCCGGAGCAGGCGGATTTCCGCGCCTGGAAGGCCAAGCTGCACGAGGCCTATCGCGCGGTCGAGGCGGCCAAGGACACCTGGTTCCTGCCCGACGGCCGCGCGCTCTCGGTCGTCACCACGCCGAACCCGGAAGGTGGCGTCACCTATCTGTTCGACGACGTCACCGAGAGCTTTGCGCTCGCCCGTCGCTATGACGGCCTGATCCGCGTTCAGCGCGAAACCCTCGACAGCCTCGCTGAGGGCGTCGCGGTGTTCGGCTCGAACGGCCGCGTCGAGCTGTTCAACCCGGCCTTCGCCAAGATGTGGCGGCTGTCGCCGGACTCATTGCGCGAGCATCCGCACATCGACACCGTCGAATCCTGGTGCCGCTCGCTCTATGACGACGGCGTCGCCTGGCGCACCATTCGCGAAGCCATCACCTCGATCGAGAACCGGCTCGACGTGGCCCTCAAGCTCGAGCGCAAGGACGGCAGCGTGCTCGACTGCATGAGCCGTCCACTGCCCGACGGCGCGACCATGCTGACCTTCCAGGACATCACCGACACCGAGAATGTCGAGCGTGCCCTGCGCGAGAGCAACGAGGCGCTCGAAGCCGCAGGCCAGATGAAGATCGACTTCGTCCACCACGTCTCCTACGAGCTGCGCGCCCCGCTGACCACAATCATCGGCTTCGCGCATTTCCTGTCGGACCCGTCGACCGGACCGCTGACGCCGAAGCAGGCCGAGTATCTCGACTACGTCACCAAGTCGACCAACGCGCTGCTGGCGCTGACCAACAACATTCTCGACCTCGCCACCATCGATGCCGGCGCGATGAAGCTCGAGCTCGGCCCCGTCGATGCCGCCAAGGCGATCGAGGCCGCGGCCGAGGGCGTGCAGGACCGCCTCGCCACGGATCGCATCCGCCTCACGGTCGATGTCGCGGCCGATGTCGGCAGCTTCGTCGGAGATGAGCGCCGCGTCGTACAGGTGCTGTACAATCTGCTCGCCAATGCCGTCGGCTTCTCGCCGCAGGATTCGACCGTCGTGGTGTCGGCCCGCCGCACCGATCACAGCGTGGCCTTCGCGGTCACGGATTCGGGCCCCGGTATTCCGGCCGATATCAAGGACCAGATGTTCGACTGGTTCGTCAGCCGCTCGCAGGGCTCGCGCCATCGTGGCGCCGGGCTCGGCCTGTCGCTGGTGCGCTCCTTCGTCGAGCTGCATGGCGGCAAGGTGCGGATGGATTCGGTGGTCGGAAAGGGCACCACGGTCACCTGCGATTTCCCGACCGACCACATCGCCCAACGCAACGCCGCGGAATGA